CATGAGTCTTCCCTTGCCGGTcaggcgaggtggatgtaccgtACCCTTTTGCGTGGCGCCGTGATAGCCCGGAAGGCCGAGTTTGAGCTATCCGGGATGGGGTCCCTCCGCAGAAGGTTGGAATCTACTGGGAAGGCTAACAATGAGCTAAAAAGTGAAGTTGAAACTCTTCGGGAGCAGTTGACCCAGTCAAATGAGAAACTCGATGCCGCCGAGAAAAAGGCTACTGCTGCCGAGAAGAAAGCCGCCACTGCTGAGGAGAAGTTGAAAGAGTCGGGCGCCACGGTTTCTCGACTTGTCGAGCGTGAGATGACTTTGGAGAGCCAGGTCGGCGCAGCGCAGAAACGGGTGGCCGAGATGGAGAAGGAAAAGCAGGCCGTGGAAGTTGAATTAGCAACGTGGAAGGCCAAGTACAAAGATGTCTTGAAGCAGGGGAAGGGTGCGATTTTGGCGACCGAGGAGGCTCTTAAGGCTCAGGTCAAAGTCATTGCTCCCGAATTTGATACGTCGGCGATTGGTGTTCTCAAAGTCATTCAGGATGGCAAAGTCGTCGACGCCCCCAAGAAGTGAACCCCTGTTTGGAGTTTTTTGTTTAGCCGTTTTGTTTTGGCTTACGAACAATTTTGATTTTGGCCGTTTTATTTTGGGCTTGTGAACAATGACATTTTTAGTCGTTTGCTCGTGTTGTCGTGacaatctttttcttattcgtCTGGTCGTGTTATCATTTCTATTAACCGTTTTTGGTTTATTGTCGTCGTTTATGTTAATGGCCCATGGCCTTTCGCGTAGTCGTTATGGCGGGGTTGACAggttcccggggtgatcagtcccggggtCGCGCGTCGTCGCTGGTTGTGACGAGATAGTTTATCTGGAGAATTGAGTGACAAAACAGAAGAGGAAATTTGCACAAGTATATCTTATTCGGTAATCGTATAAAGGACTCGTAAGTCGCTTTGATAAGTTCAAAAGTTAAATTTGCAAATTAACTACTTAGCTAGGCTGGTCGGCTCGTCGTGCCATCCtctaggagtagaatcttctTAGATTGTTCGCGTTCCATGTTCTCGGGACTTCCTTGCCGTCAAGCCTTTCTAACTTGAAGGCTCCTTTTCCCATCACTTTTTTGACCCTGTAAgggccttcccagtttgccGCTAGCTTGCCTTCTCCAGGAGTCGGCAGGCCGATATCATTTCGCCTCAGGACGAGGTCGTTTGGCTCGAATTCTCtcttgagcactttggtgttgtagcgcAGAGCCATTCTTTGTTTTAGCGCCGTTTCTGTCAAATGGGCCATTTCCCTGGCTTCATCTATCAGGTCTTTTTCTACGGTTTCCTCCACTCCTTTCAAAAGTAACCGCGGGCTCGGCTCACCGATCTCTACGGGTATTACTGCGTCCACCCCGTACGTTAGTCGGAAGGGGGTTTCCCTAGTGGAGGATTGTTCAGTTGTTCGGTAGGACCAGAGAACCGCTGCTAGTTCATCGGCCCAAGCACCCTTTTTACTGTCCAACCTCTTTTTTAGCCCTGAAAGGATAACCTTGTTGGCGGACTCCACTTGTCCGTTCGTCTGAGGGTGTTCTACCGAAGAGAACCTTTGCCTTATACCCAGGCCAttgaggaattccgtgaacttTTTGTCAGTAAATTGGGTGCCGTTGTCCGAGATGATGACTTCCGGTATCCCGAATCGCgttatcacctgcctccacatgaatttccTGCAATTGGACGAGGATATGCTAGCTAGCggttcggcttctatccatttggtgtagtaatCAATTGcgactatgaggtatttgacttgcccagGGCCGACTGGGAAGGGCCCTAAGAGGTCGACTCCCCATTGAGAGAATGGCCGGGAGGTCGTTAGCAAGCTTAACTCGGAGGCCGGCGCCCTGGCAAAGTTGGCGTTTTGTTGGCACTTTACGCATTTTTTGACAAACTCTTTGGAGTCCGCCATCATCGACAGCCAATAGTATCCGGCTCGGATTAGTTTCCTCGCTAGGGCCTTGCCTCCGATGTGGTGTCCACAGCAGCCCCCAtggacttccctgaggacgtaGTCCGTCTGGTCGGGGTGTAGGCACTTCAGTAGGGGTTGGTTGAGCCCTTTTCTGAACAGCTGTCCTTGGATGACGGCGTATTTGGCCGCTTCCCTCCTCAATTTCGCCGCGTCCTTTTCATCACTAGGGAGTTTGCCGTGTTCTAAGAAGTCGGTGACGGGGTCTAGCCATGAAGAACCTAGGCTTGTCATGTGCAGTGTGATCGCTGGTTCTCTCGTCATTccttggatgagagaccggTTCCCCTCTCCCGGCTTTGTGCTGGCTAACTTTGATAGGAGGtctgcccgtgtgttcctttctctaGGTACGTGGTGGACCGTGACCTCTTCGAActtttggctcaagcttttaaccttttccaagtacttctgtAGCAAagggtctttggcttggtagctacCGTTTACTTGGGAGGTGACGACTTGGGAATCGCTGCATATTTCTAGTCTTCTTGCGCCGACTTCTGCTGCTAGGGTTAGGCCTCCTATaagggcttcatattctgcttggttgttcgagatgGGAAACTCGAACCTGACTGACTGTTCGTATACAACCCCAATCGGGCTTTCCAGGATGATCCCGGCACCTCCGAaggtctggttggaggctccgtccacgtggagcttccaccgtgtaccCACTTCTTCGCTTGGATCCCCCGTTACTTCTACTAGAAAATCCGCCATCGCCtgcgccttgatggcttgccggggTTCGTATCGTATGTCATACTGGGAGAGTTCGATagaccaagtcatcattcttcctGCCAGATCGGGTTTTTGGAGTACTTGTCGGATCCCTTGGTCCGTTCTCACGACAACTTGGTGACTCTGGAAGTACTGCTTTAACCTTCGTGAGGAGGTTAGAAGTGCTAGggctagcttttccaacttgctaTACCTTAATTCTGCCCCTTGTAAGGCCCTGCTTATGAAATAGACTGGCTGTTGAGCTTTTCCGTCCTCCCGTACTAGAACTGCGGCTAGGGCTTCACCCGTTATGGCGAG
Above is a genomic segment from Arachis stenosperma cultivar V10309 chromosome 1, arast.V10309.gnm1.PFL2, whole genome shotgun sequence containing:
- the LOC130979789 gene encoding uncharacterized protein LOC130979789; protein product: MGSLRRRLESTGKANNELKSEVETLREQLTQSNEKLDAAEKKATAAEKKAATAEEKLKESGATVSRLVEREMTLESQVGAAQKRVAEMEKEKQAVEVELATWKAKYKDVLKQGKGAILATEEALKAQVKVIAPEFDTSAIGVLKVIQDGKVVDAPKK